Proteins co-encoded in one Juglans regia cultivar Chandler chromosome 16, Walnut 2.0, whole genome shotgun sequence genomic window:
- the LOC108990663 gene encoding uncharacterized protein LOC108990663, protein MWSRPRESFVKTNWDAVVDKEGKKVGLRVVIRNEEGEIMAAVGEHRSLVSDPTAAKGYALRKAMEFCKDLNFSRVVFEGDAQVIVNVVNEEEKYLSIYGFVIEDAKKLLKGISQWSVKFVYRNANEAAHCLAKEALSLFSENVWIEEVPACIESILFKEKHCNTGSDQ, encoded by the coding sequence ATGTGGAGCAGACCAAGGGAGagttttgtaaaaacaaactgGGATGCAGTTGTTGATAAAGAGGGAAAAAAGGTAGGCCTCAGAGTAGTAATTAGAAATGAGGAAGGTGAAATTATGGCTGCTGTTGGTGAACATAGAAGTCTTGTATCTGATCCTACAGCAGCAAAAGGTTATGCACTAAGGAAAGCTATGGAATTTTGTAAAGATCTTAATTTCAGCAGAGTTGTTTTTGAAGGTGATGCTCAAGTCATTGTGAATGTTgtcaatgaagaagaaaaatatttgtccATATATGGATTTGTCATTGAAGATGCTAAGAAACTGTTAAAGGGAATAAGTCAATGGAGTGTCAAGTTTGTTTATAGAAATGCTAATGAAGCAGCACATTGCCTAGCTAAAGAAGCCTTATCtttgttttctgaaaatgtttgGATAGAAGAGGTTCCAGCTTGTATTGAGAGTATACTGTTTAAGGAAAAACATTGTAATACTGGTTCAGATCAATGA
- the LOC108990660 gene encoding uncharacterized protein LOC108990660: MVQEMRLRDGSCLSSPEAIHARAVEFLSDFLKARPMRATPDLSLFVQNVITEEENNILLQFHSIQEVKEAIFSIPEDSSLGLDGFGSRFNCSCWDIVEANVVAAVQEFFSGAPLPRLCSASYIVLLPKVPSPTRFDKFRPINLCSVVYKVMSTFGFGPRFCELIQQCISTPWFSVVVNGTMKGFFPSGRGLRQGDPLSPYLFILVEELLSRLLKHNFGNGWIISFSHPRGAPLISHLLYVDDIVVFANGGKSSLCAIRVAFAQYEDWFSQVVSKEKSSIFFPKHFTSAKKRSALRITSFSEGSFPVKYGAPLVSGRLKVIHFDGLMHWIRSQLEGWQMKFLSCGAPILLLSHIVVSLFMKFAWKLLTQNSIWVNFFKAKYVKYRQISLIEASKGYLFWKQIVAVLPKVLSNAVWKVRDGRVSFWRDNWLSSGAIIDSCEISDLPLLTIRECRIYNGWDVDLLRRLVGESKLEAILTSFGDHKDGVDILIWKPSLDGIFSLKLAWECIRVRAPKIEWARWIWHSGIPKKYSVMMGKALNFSLGVDARIKELGIPVVSKCECCVQGCLENQDHVLATGSFVAEIWRRASLSLGMPYDPPRP; this comes from the exons ATGGTGCAGGAGATGCGACTACGTGATGGTTCTTGTTTGTCATCCCCAGAGGCTATTCATGCTAGGGCTGTGGAATTCTTGAGTGATTTTCTGAAGGCAAGACCAATGAGGGCTACCCCAGATTTATCCTTGTTTGTGCAGAATGTCATTACAGAAGAGGAAAACAACATTCTTCTTCAGTTCCATTCAATCCAAGAGGTTAAAGAGGCTATTTTTTCTATTCCGGAGGATAGTAGTCTAGGCCTAGATGGGTTTGGGTCTAGATTCAATTGTTCGTGTTGGGATATTGTGGAGGCTAATGTGGTGGCCGCAGTTCAGGAGTTCTTTAGTGGTGCCCCTCTACCCAGATTGTGCTCGGCATCTTACATTGTGCTCCTTCCAAAGGTGCCAAGCCCTACTAGGTTTGACAAATTTAGACCCATCAATCTGTGTTCTGTGGTTTACAAG GTCATGTCCACTTTTGGTTTTGGCCCTCGGTTTTGTGAGTTGATCCAACAGTGTATTTCTACTCCTTGGTTCTCTGTGGTTGTGAATGGCACCATGAAAGGATTCTTTCCCAGTGGGCGTGGTTTGAGACAGGGGGATCCTTTATCTCCCTACTTGTTTATTCTTGTGGAAGAATTATTATCCAGATTGTTAAAGCATAATTTTGGTAATGGGTggattatttcattttctcacCCTCGGGGTGCTCCTCTTATATCACATTtattgtatgttgatgacattgttgTGTTTGCTAATGGTGGGAAGTCCTCGCTCTGTGCTATCAGGGTTGCCTTTGCTCAGTATGAAGATTGGTTTAGTCAGGTGGTGAGTAAAGAGAagtcttctattttctttcctAAACATTTTACGAGTGCTAAAAAAAGGAGTGCCTTGAGAATTACATCTTTCTCAGAGGGCTCCTTTCCGGTGAAATATGGGGCACCGTTGGTTTCAGGAAGGCTGAAAGTAATTCATTTTGATGGGCTAATGCACTGGATCCGGAGCCAGCTTGAAGGATGGCAAATGAAGTTCCTATCGTGTGGTGCTCCCATTTTGTTGTTGAGTCATATTGTG GTGTCGCTCTttatgaagtttgcttggaagCTTCTAACTCAAAATTCCATTTGGGTTAATTTCTTTAAGGCAAAATATGTCAAGTATAGGCAAATCTCTTTGATTGAGGCTAGTAAGGGCTATTTATTCTGGAAGCAAATAGTAGCGGTGCTACCTAAGGTGTTGAGTAATGCCGTGTGGAAGGTAAGGGATGGTCGTGTCTCTTTTTGGAGGGATAACTGGTTATCATCAGGTGCTATTATAGACTCTTGTGAGATCTCGGATCTTCCTCTTCTCACAATAAGGGAGTGTCGCATTTATAATGGGTGGGATGTGGATCTTCTCAGAAGACTGGTTGGGGAATCCAAACTTGAGGCAATCTTGACATCTTTCGGTGACCATAAAGATGGGGTAGATATCCTGATTTGGAAGCCAAGTTTGGATGGCATTTTTTCCTTGAAGTTGGCTTGGGAATGTATTCGTGTTAGGGCCCCAAAAATAGAATGGGCTCGTTGGATTTGGCATTCTGGGATACCAAAGAAGTATTCAGTTATGATGGGAAAGGCTTTGAATTTTTCCCTAGGTGTGGATGCGCGTATTAAAGAGTTGGGCATCCCAGTGGTTTCTAAATGTGAATGTTGTGTACAGGGTTGTCTAGAAAATCAGGATCATGTCCTGGCCACAGGTAGTTTTGTAGCGGAAATTTGGCGCAGGGCATCTTTGAGTTTGGGGATGCCTTATGACCCACCTAGGCCTTAG
- the LOC108990661 gene encoding uncharacterized protein LOC108990661, translating into MNMFRNVLERGGLFDLSWRGDKFTWSNKHDNETFTKERLDKVVANLRWKEIYKEGWLEVLTARCSDHRPLLLSMNQVLSIVWRRRRMFRDEARWSLEEGCEEVIKNAWTMRQVGGDSAKTLQKLLEDNKGAFVKWNKRLENNKGKILKEKIELLKNLQMNEGSHNMVEIKKLQNEIGVYLEMEDLKWRQRAKLDWYQLGDRNTKFFHSCADQRRKKNWIRQIHDEQDKMQTEPEMIDKVFNEYFQKLFKSTTPSDGDIEAYL; encoded by the coding sequence ATGAATATGTTCAGAAATGTGCTAGAAAGGGGAGGTCTTTTTGACCTGAGTTGGAGGGGAGACAAATTTACTTGGAGTAACAAGCATGACAATGAGACTTTCACTAAGGAAAGGCTTGATAAGGTAGTAGCCAATTTAAGATGGAAGGAGATCTATAAAGAAGGGTGGCTAGAGGTGTTAACAGCAAGATGTTCAGACCATAGACCCCTTTTACTGAGTATGAACCAGGTTCTTTCAATAgtatggaggaggaggaggatgttTAGAGATGAGGCTAGATGGTCTCTTGAGGAAGGTTGTGAGGAAGTCATAAAAAATGCTTGGACCATGAGGCAAGTAGGGGGAGATTCAGCTAAGACTCTTCAGAAGTTGCTGGAAGACAACAAAGGAGCATTTGTTAAATGGAACAAGCGATTAGAGAATAACAAGGGcaaaatattgaaagaaaaaatagaattgttGAAAAACTTACAGATGAATGAAGGGAGTCATAATATGGTGGAAattaaaaaacttcaaaatgagATAGGGGTCTATTTAGAAATGGAGGACTTGAAGTGGAGGCAAAGAGCAAAGTTGGACTGGTATCAACTGGGTGATCGTaatacaaagttttttcatagcTGTGCCGACcaaaggaggaaaaagaatTGGATAAGACAGATTCATGATGAACAAGATAAGATGCAAACAGAGCCTGAAATGATAGACAAGGTGTTTAATGAATACTTCCAGAAGTTGTTCAAATCCACAACCCCAAGTGATGGGGATATTGAAGCTTATTTGTAG
- the LOC108990662 gene encoding uncharacterized protein LOC108990662, whose product MKGITKGVTVSRGGIRVNHLLFADDCILFARAKTEEWLRLQELLLIYEKASGQFLNKDKTSVFFSSNSRGEDKEKIMELGGAVIKGSYEKYLGLPPVVGKSKYNTFRSIKERVWKKINNWKNVFLSAVGKEDSRSMAARVFKEKYFKIVPLTEAKLGNRPSYIWRSVCGALNLLKDGLRWRVGNGTNIKIWGQKWLPTPSSFCVQAPCTILDQEAKVSELITSGEWNEPFIKSIFYKGEAEHIWSLPISRMEAEDKLIWGYTKKGVFAVNSAYQMEMKRRETATGECSNGREGENIWKVLWNLNIPRKAKFFLWKAAKELLAIRNSLYKKGIIKEQPCPICKKEAETAVHVLWSYPAAADFWSDLILVIQKWRTNEPDMPSLLDRL is encoded by the exons ATGAAGGGAATTACTAAAGGGGTAACTGTGTCAAGGGGTGGAATACGTGTAAATCAtctgctttttgcagatgactgcATTCTTTTTGCAAGAGCTAAAACAGAAGAGTGGCTGAGGTTACAAGAGCTTTTGTTGATCTATGAAAAGGCCTCTGGTCAGTTCCTAAACAAGGATAAAACATCAGTGTTTTTTAGCTCTAACTCGAGGGGTGAGGATAAAGAGAAGATAATGGAGTTAGGGGGAGCAGTTATAAAGGGCAGCTATGAGAAGTATCTAGGTTTACCCCCTGTAGTTGGAAAATCCAAATACAACACCTTTAGAAGTATTAAAGAAAGGGTGTGGAAGAAGATTAATAAttggaaaaatgtttttctaTCAGCAGTTGGTAAGGAG GATTCGAGGAGCATGGCAGCAAgggtttttaaagaaaaatatttcaaaatcgtCCCTTTGACAGAAGCAAAATTGGGAAATAGACCTTCTTACATATGGAGGAGTGTTTGTGGAGCTTTAAACTTGTTGAAGGACGGATTAAGATGGAGAGTAGGGAATggaacaaatattaaaatatgggGGCAAAAGTGGTTACCAACTCCTTCCTCTTTTTGTGTCCAAGCTCCTTGCACAATTTTAGATCAAGAAGCCAAAGTTTCTGAGTTGATTACTAGTGGGGAATGGAATGAGCCTTTTATCAAGAGTATTTTCTACAAAGGAGAAGCAGAGCATATATGGAGCTTACCTATAAGTAGAATGGAGGCTGAAGATAAACTAATATGGGGGTATACTAAAAAAGGTGTCTTCGCTGTCAATAGTGCTTACCAGATGGAAATGAAGAGGAGGGAGACAGCAACAGGAGAGTGCTCAAATGGAAGGGAAGGGGAGAACATATGGAAGGTATTATGGAATTTGAATATTCCAAGGAAAGCCAAATTTTTCCTGTGGAAAGCTGCTAAAGAGTTGTTAGCAATAAGAAATAGCCTTTACAAGAAGGGTATTATAAAAGAGCAACCGTGCCCAATTTGTAAGAAGGAAGCAGAAACAGCAGTACATGTCTTATGGTCCTATCCTGCAGCTGCAGATTTCTGGTCTGATTTGATTTTGGTGATACAGAAATGGAGGACCAATGAACCGGATATGCCAAGCTTGCTTGACAGGTTGTAG